The proteins below come from a single Limosilactobacillus reuteri genomic window:
- the brnQ gene encoding branched-chain amino acid transport system II carrier protein, producing MNSIKAACKTYLVIGSLIFGMLFGAGNLIFPVHLGQLAGNQWIAATGGFLLSGVLLPLFALLAISITHANGLYELALPNGKRFALIFLILVQIIIGPLCATPRTATVPYTIGVAPYLSKGMQGWGLLAYTGAFFLIVYFFATCEGKITEIIGKVLNPIFLIMLFLIFLLAFVHPMGSTTTPQPTPEYVNHAFSNGFIQGYNTVDALAALVFGVTIITAIRQLGFKSQQSVSLATTKGGMIGILGIGILYIGLIYLGTTSRHQFAIAANGGTTLNQIAHYYMREFGNVLLLTLATITCMTTAMGLVVAFAQDFHYRFPQISYKAFLRGNCLLSFLVANMGLDRIVSWSIPVLMFLYPLAIVLILLGIFSPLFKGASLIYRITTGITMIPAFFDMVNTFPPVLRDTTFSMSLIHFAEKYFPLYQLGFSWLPFTLVGLFISICIWYLQQRSRV from the coding sequence ATGAACTCAATTAAAGCAGCGTGTAAAACCTACTTGGTAATTGGGTCGCTAATTTTTGGAATGTTATTTGGGGCAGGAAATTTAATTTTTCCTGTACATTTAGGACAATTAGCCGGTAACCAGTGGATAGCAGCAACGGGCGGATTCTTGCTTTCCGGTGTTCTTTTACCGCTATTTGCATTACTTGCGATTAGTATTACACATGCAAATGGATTATATGAACTAGCTTTACCAAATGGGAAAAGGTTTGCCCTTATTTTCCTTATCCTGGTTCAAATAATTATTGGACCTTTATGTGCAACCCCGCGTACGGCAACTGTTCCTTATACGATTGGAGTTGCGCCATATTTAAGTAAAGGGATGCAAGGCTGGGGATTATTAGCCTATACCGGAGCATTTTTTCTAATTGTTTACTTTTTTGCAACGTGTGAAGGAAAAATCACCGAAATAATTGGTAAGGTTTTAAATCCAATTTTCCTTATTATGTTATTTTTGATCTTTCTTCTCGCCTTTGTTCATCCAATGGGAAGTACAACTACTCCCCAACCAACTCCAGAATATGTTAATCATGCCTTTAGTAATGGTTTTATTCAAGGATATAATACTGTTGATGCATTAGCAGCATTGGTTTTTGGCGTTACGATTATTACCGCAATTCGCCAACTTGGTTTTAAATCTCAACAATCAGTTTCACTTGCTACTACCAAGGGTGGAATGATTGGAATTTTGGGAATTGGGATTTTGTATATTGGACTAATTTATTTGGGAACAACGAGTCGGCATCAATTCGCAATCGCAGCCAATGGGGGAACAACATTAAATCAAATTGCTCATTATTATATGAGAGAGTTTGGAAATGTATTATTGTTAACCCTTGCGACAATCACGTGTATGACAACGGCGATGGGGTTAGTAGTCGCTTTTGCTCAGGACTTCCACTATCGTTTTCCCCAGATTTCTTATAAAGCCTTTTTGCGGGGCAATTGCCTGTTGTCATTTTTAGTTGCTAACATGGGACTGGACCGGATCGTTTCATGGTCGATACCAGTTTTAATGTTTCTTTACCCGCTAGCCATTGTGTTGATCCTACTAGGTATTTTTTCGCCCCTATTCAAGGGAGCTTCGTTAATTTACCGAATCACGACAGGTATAACAATGATTCCTGCATTTTTTGATATGGTAAATACTTTCCCACCGGTTTTACGGGATACCACATTTAGCATGTCATTAATCCATTTTGCAGAAAAATACTTTCCCTTGTATCAACTTGGCTTTAGTTGGTTGCCTTTTACCCTGGTGGGCTTATTCATCAGTATTTGTATTTGGTACCTTCAACAGCGGAGTCGTGTATAA
- a CDS encoding alpha/beta hydrolase has translation MEITIKRDGLKLYGLLEGTTTIINDTVAILMHGFKGNLGYDDSKILYALSHYLNQQGISTLRFDFDGTGHSDGEFKDMTVFSEILDGIKIIDYAHTTMQAKKIYLIGHSQGGVVASMLAAYYRDIITKLVLLAPAATLKDDALKGVCQGSQYDPNHIPETVDVHGFTVGGDYFRTAQLLPIYETAQHYSGPTLLIHGLADNVVSPEASKKYNVIMPNSELHLIPGEGHMFNGSRRQEILELVANFLKN, from the coding sequence ATGGAAATAACAATCAAACGAGATGGTCTAAAGCTATATGGTCTTCTTGAGGGAACAACGACGATTATAAACGATACAGTCGCAATTCTGATGCATGGCTTTAAGGGCAATCTGGGATATGATGATTCTAAAATTCTGTATGCTCTTTCGCACTATTTAAATCAACAAGGAATTTCAACGTTACGCTTTGACTTTGATGGAACTGGTCATAGTGATGGTGAATTCAAGGATATGACAGTTTTTAGTGAAATTCTGGATGGAATAAAAATCATTGACTATGCTCACACAACTATGCAAGCAAAGAAGATTTACCTAATTGGTCATTCGCAAGGTGGGGTAGTTGCTTCGATGCTGGCGGCTTATTATCGCGATATTATTACAAAACTAGTACTGCTGGCACCTGCTGCAACCTTGAAAGATGATGCATTAAAAGGAGTTTGTCAGGGAAGCCAATATGACCCTAACCATATACCAGAAACGGTTGATGTGCATGGCTTTACCGTTGGCGGTGACTACTTCCGAACGGCGCAGCTTTTACCAATTTACGAAACAGCGCAACATTATAGTGGCCCCACACTGCTAATTCATGGGTTAGCTGATAATGTGGTTTCCCCTGAAGCATCAAAGAAATATAATGTAATCATGCCTAACAGTGAGTTGCATTTAATTCCTGGAGAAGGGCATATGTTTAATGGCTCACGACGCCAAGAAATTTTGGAACTAGTAGCTAACTTTTTAAAAAATTAG
- a CDS encoding APC family permease: protein MELINTKKKNPKKLSFISIYFLGINGVIGSGAFLLPQVIYKDMDLASVLVLLCAAITVSMVALCYADLSSCFTGSGAAWLYSYNAFGRFTGYELGIFTWLLGCCTLSAEVVALLTTLRSFLSLFNTHWVYYVSVFGLILLFSIINFFGRTLVKLVDNLSSAAKMITILAFIVIGVFCIHFANFSPVIPHAATTGAMPLAKHFGAAFSVVFYMFTGFSFIPIAAKQMTDPEKNIPRVLIAVMVSVTIMYSLMMLVAIRILGTRMSKYSTLIANAFGTGVGKWGYILVIVGMLISIFGVAFAASFNTPSLIFSLANEHAMLPKWVGKKNRHDAPWVAIILTAVVSMVLVTQSYLFLVSCIVPASFVQYVPSILAVIKFKHTNEFPNHGFKLPGKYIIPVLALLISCYMVTNFTIKTITVGVVVAVLAAVSYFFIKVDEKHEAHHRAMLEKLKH from the coding sequence GTGGAGCTTATCAATACGAAAAAGAAAAATCCTAAAAAGTTATCGTTCATTTCAATTTACTTTTTAGGTATTAATGGTGTTATTGGGTCAGGTGCTTTTTTGCTACCACAAGTTATCTATAAAGATATGGATTTAGCAAGTGTCCTTGTCTTACTCTGTGCCGCTATTACGGTTAGCATGGTTGCGTTATGTTATGCGGACCTTTCTAGTTGTTTTACAGGATCAGGTGCGGCTTGGCTTTATTCATATAATGCATTTGGCCGGTTTACTGGCTATGAGCTCGGCATCTTTACGTGGCTTTTAGGATGCTGTACTTTATCTGCCGAAGTGGTAGCCTTATTGACAACTCTCCGAAGCTTTTTATCACTTTTTAATACTCATTGGGTATACTATGTTTCTGTTTTTGGCTTAATTTTATTATTTTCAATCATTAACTTCTTCGGCCGGACGCTTGTTAAGTTGGTCGATAACCTCTCTTCAGCTGCAAAAATGATTACGATCCTTGCTTTTATTGTTATTGGCGTTTTTTGTATTCACTTTGCTAATTTTTCACCGGTAATCCCTCATGCAGCAACCACCGGGGCAATGCCGCTTGCCAAACATTTTGGAGCAGCCTTTAGTGTTGTCTTCTATATGTTTACTGGCTTTTCCTTTATCCCAATTGCTGCAAAACAAATGACCGATCCAGAGAAAAATATTCCGCGCGTATTAATTGCCGTAATGGTTAGTGTAACGATTATGTATTCGCTAATGATGCTAGTAGCAATCCGTATTTTAGGAACTAGGATGTCAAAGTATAGTACACTAATTGCCAATGCTTTTGGAACTGGTGTCGGTAAATGGGGGTACATTTTAGTGATTGTGGGAATGTTGATCAGTATTTTTGGGGTAGCGTTTGCGGCCTCCTTTAACACTCCGTCATTAATTTTCTCACTAGCGAATGAACACGCAATGTTACCAAAGTGGGTTGGTAAAAAGAACCGCCATGATGCACCATGGGTAGCGATTATCCTGACAGCCGTTGTTTCGATGGTGTTAGTTACTCAATCTTACCTCTTTCTTGTTTCTTGTATTGTGCCTGCTTCGTTTGTTCAATATGTTCCATCAATTTTAGCAGTAATTAAGTTTAAACATACTAATGAATTCCCTAATCACGGGTTTAAGCTTCCAGGAAAATATATCATTCCAGTGTTAGCACTCTTAATCTCATGCTATATGGTAACCAATTTTACAATTAAGACGATTACAGTTGGTGTTGTAGTTGCCGTATTGGCTGCGGTTTCTTACTTCTTTATCAAGGTGGATGAGAAACACGAGGCACACCACCGTGCAATGTTGGAGAAGCTAAAACATTAA
- a CDS encoding ROK family protein: MQRQYLSIDIGGTEIKSALIDHSGNIFERNHVPTPHQKEAFLAAIFAVVEPVLEKVTAICVSLPGVVNPTTGEVKFTGTLGFMGTFNFAAYLESRAHCPVYVGNDANCATLAEMWLGNLNGISNGAVITLGTSVGSGIVINNQLLHGPHFQAGELSAMIIDNDAPELHYSTMGAATSAVKMIETMADICDIKDKTDGRRVFKEINCHNPVIWSLFEGFCRRVAVLILNIQTVVDLERVLIGGGISTQKILIDEIKKQFMILQKSDYRLHDDVTMPEIMTAKFGNEANLLGALYGLLLTIE, from the coding sequence ATGCAACGACAGTATTTGAGTATTGATATTGGTGGGACAGAGATAAAGAGTGCATTAATTGATCACTCTGGTAATATTTTTGAGAGAAACCATGTCCCAACTCCTCATCAAAAAGAAGCGTTTCTGGCTGCAATCTTTGCTGTGGTTGAGCCAGTTTTAGAAAAGGTTACTGCGATTTGTGTCAGTCTTCCAGGAGTCGTTAATCCAACGACTGGAGAGGTAAAGTTTACTGGTACCCTTGGCTTTATGGGGACCTTTAACTTTGCGGCCTATCTGGAATCACGAGCTCATTGCCCAGTATATGTTGGTAATGATGCTAATTGTGCGACATTAGCAGAAATGTGGCTTGGCAATCTCAACGGTATCAGTAATGGTGCTGTAATTACATTAGGAACTTCCGTTGGCAGCGGGATTGTTATTAATAATCAGCTCTTGCATGGACCACATTTTCAGGCCGGTGAATTAAGTGCCATGATCATTGATAATGATGCGCCTGAACTTCACTATTCGACGATGGGGGCTGCTACTTCAGCAGTTAAGATGATTGAAACCATGGCTGATATTTGTGATATTAAGGATAAAACTGATGGCCGACGAGTATTTAAAGAAATTAATTGTCATAATCCAGTTATTTGGTCCTTATTTGAAGGATTTTGTCGGCGAGTAGCTGTTTTGATTTTAAATATTCAGACAGTTGTTGACCTTGAACGTGTGCTCATTGGTGGTGGCATTAGTACGCAAAAAATTTTAATTGATGAAATAAAGAAGCAATTTATGATTCTGCAGAAGAGTGATTACCGTCTTCATGATGATGTTACGATGCCAGAAATAATGACCGCAAAGTTTGGCAATGAGGCTAATTTATTAGGTGCATTGTATGGATTGCTATTGACAATTGAATAA